The genomic region TCGCGCCACATGTTCACCCCGGAATCGGTGATGAAGGCCCAACGCGAAATCGGCGCGGACATCATCATGGCCTTCGACGAATGCACGCCTTACCCGAGCACCGTCGAGGAAGCTTCGCAATCGCTCGACTACACGCTCAAATGGACACGCCGGGCAGTGGACTGGCTCCGCGAAAACCCGCCTGTCCATGATTATCCGCAGTATTTCTTCGGGATTGTGCAGGGCGGCATGCACAAGGAACTCCGCCAAAAATCCATCGACGCCCTCAAGGAAATCGCTCCCGACGGCTACGCGATGGGCGGCCTTTCCGTAGGCGAACCCGTAGAAACCATGTACGAAATTGCGGATTTTTGCACAAATTCGCTGCCTGCTGACCGAGCCCGCTACGTGATGGGGGTGGGTACGCCCTGGAACCTGCTGGAACTCATCAAGCGCGGGGTCGACATGTTCGACTGCATTCTGCCCGCCAAGAACGCGCAGGACGGCCTTGTGTACACCAGCAGGGGTGTGCTCCGTTACAAGAACGCCAAGTTCGCCGATGACAGCCGCCCGCTCGACCCGGAATGCGACTGCCATTGCTGCCGGAACTACACCCGCGCCTACGTGCGCCACCTGTTCAAGACCAAGGAACCCCTCGGCTGGACGCTTTCGACGCTCCACAACCTGCATTTCTACCTGCATTTGATGCAACAGGCCCGTGACCATATCGAAAAGGGCGATTTTGACGAATGGTCTACAGAAATTATCCCGCAACTCCAGCAGGAGGCGGAATAATTTTTAGAGTTCCCACCAAGGAACGGCCCAAATGTCATCGGCAAGCTTATAGGGGGTGGGCGTGTTGCAGGCGACAATCGCTGTACCGATGTTTTCGCTCGGGAAAGTTTCTTTAAAAGAGGTGATTCCCTTCGTGTCTTTCTTGGTGGGGTGTGTCGTAATTTTGATTTCCAATGGGAAAACCATGCCGTTGCATTCCAGAAGTAAATCGACCTCCGCTCCGGAATACGCCCTATAGTGGTAGATGTTGGGCCTGGCATGCCAAGCGTTAATCCGTTTCACGACTTCCATCACGACAAATGTTTCAAATATGTGCCCGTATAACGGGTGAGAAGCAAGAATTTCTGGAGAAAAAATTCCCTGCAGGTTGCACAAAAAACCTGTATCGACAAAGTAGCCCTTGCTCTTGCCCGAAATTCGCTTGACGGGGTTCCTATTAAACGGAGGAATCTTTATCCACTGGTACGAAGCTTCGCAGATATTTTCCCAACGAACCGCCGTGGTACGGTCAATCCCGAGGTCTCGTCCCAGTTCGTTTGAGTTTACCTCTTGTGCAGACAACGCCGAAAGCAGACGCACGAAACGTGAAAATAGGGTTAGGTTAGAAATCTCGGAAATATTACGGACATCGCGCTCGATATAGGTTCGCATATAGCCCGTAAAGAAATCTGGGATAAGCTGATTGGGCATTTCCAAAAGCCCAGGCATCCCGCCGCGCCACATCAGGCGGCTCAGAGGTGGTACAGATCCATCACCGAATCCCGAAAAATCATCTGCGCCATCTGTAAGCAGAGCTTCGAGTATTCCGTGTTCCTCCTTTTGGAACATCTCCTTAAAACAAAGTGGGTAGAGATCAAGTACTGCAACACGTCCGGCCATGGATTCCGCCGCTCCGCGCAACACATTTAGATTCTGCGAACCGCTCAGGTAGAAAAGCGATTTTTCATTCGCATGTTCATCAACAAAACGCTTAAGAGAAGCGAGAACCTGCGGCACATATTGCACCTCGTCCAAAAATCCAGGCGAGTTCATCTGCTTCAGGAACAGGTCTGGGTCAGCCTTGGCTCCGCGAATATCCTCAACAGGGTCGAATGTTACCATTGAACCCGCCGGGACGAGTTCTTTGACCAGAGTCGTTTTACCGACCTGTCTAGCACCCGTTAGCAAGACACACGGAAAAAACTTGAATAATGTCTCAAGCCTATTTTGGATAAATCGATGGAGCATAGCACCTCTATTTTTATGGATAATATACATAAAAATATAGGTAAAGTCAAGTTTTGTCTATAAAAATATGGATTACATCCGTAAAATTAAAGATGAATTGATGCCTTTGGCAAAAAAAACACCCCCGACACACAAATGCCGAGGGTGATATCCTCAAAGTGAGCGCGTTGCGCGAACGACCTCATACCTCAGAGGCGCCGTGCGCCGACCTCACTCCTATTTAAACAGGTTCTTCATCTTCTCGAGGAAGGATTCTTCCTGTGCGGTTTCCTTGTCGTGACGCAGTTCCGCGAGCTTCTGGTAGAGTTCCTTCTCTTCGCGGCTCAGGTCCTTCGGGATTTCCACGCCGATGTTCACGTAGAGGCTTCCACGGTCACCGCGCTTGTTCAGCGGGTACAGGCCCTGCTCGCGCAAGCGGAGAATGCTTCCAGCCTGGGTGCCGGCCGCAATCTTGATCTGCACTTCGCCACCGTCCAGCGTCGGGATGCGCTGCGTACCGCCAAGCACCAGCTTGTGGATGGGCACCTTGACTTCGCAATGCAGGTCGTCGCCTTCGCGGGTAAAGAAGTCGTCGGGCTTCTCGGCAATCACGGCCAGCAAGTCGCCGCAGGCACCGCCACGGGGACCGCAGTTGCCTTCGCCACGCAGGTTCAGGTACTGCCCCTCGGCAACGCCCGCCGGGATCTTGATGGAAATCTCTTCGGTTTCCTGCACGCGGCCCTCGCCGTGGCAACGGCTACACGGATTCGCGATGACTTCGCCCATGCCGTTACAGGTGGGGCAGGCGCTCTCGGAAACCATCTGGAAGAACCCGCCCGACACGCGGCGCACGCGCCCCGTTCCATGGCAGGTATCGCAAGTCTTGATGTCCTGGCCGCCCTTGCCGTTACATTCGGTACAGGGGGTGTAGCGCTTGAGGCGCACCTTCTTGGTGCAACCCTCGAAGATTTCCTTGTAGCTGAGCGCCACCTTGATCTGCAAATCGTTACCGCGCGGAGGTCCCGCCTTGCGACTGCTCCTGCGGCCACCGCCGCCAAAGCCAAATCCACCACCGAAAATATCGCCGAACTGCGAGAAAATATCTTCGAAACTGAATCCGCCACCGCCGAATCCGCCGCCACCAAAGCCACCGCCCGGGGCGTTGAAACCGAACTGGTCGTAGTTCTTGCGCTTTTCAGGATTCGAGAGAACGTCGTAAGCTTCGGCAGCTTCCTTGAACTTCTCTTCGGCTTCCTTGTCGCCCGGGTTCTTGTCCGGGTGGTACTTGATGGCAAGTTTCTTGTAGGCGTGCTTGATCTCGTCAGCACTCGCGTCCTTGCCGACACCTAGAACTTCGTAATAATCTCTTTTTTCAGCCATAATATGCCTTTGGCATTTAGTGATTAGTAAACAGTGGTTAGTAAACAGAGCGGCTTCGCCGCAATTATAAATCCTAACTACTAATCACCAACCACTAATCACTTATTTTACAACAAAAGGATTGCCTCAATTTTAAGGCGAATCCTTTCATGTAATTAGTGGTTTTTGTCAATGACTAAAACTAATCACTAATCACCAACCACTAACCACTTCCTATTAGTCAACCACTTCCGCGTCGACGACTTCCGGGCCATCGCCCTTCTTGTCGTTCTTCGGCTGTTCAGAAGCGCCCGGCTGCGGACCCGGCTGAGCCTGGTTTGCACCGGCAGCCTGAGCCATGGAGCTGATCATGCCCTGGAGCTTGTCCATAGCGGCCTTGATTTCTTCCTTGGTGCCGTTGTCCTTCTTGGCCTTGATGTCGTCGATAGCAGCCTGCAGCTGGCTCTTGGTGTCGGCCGGGAGCTTGTCGCCGAATTCCTTGAGCTGGCCTTCAGCCTGGTAAGCCATCTGTTCGGCCTGGTTCTTGATGTCCACAAGTTCGCGCTGTTCCTTGTCCTTGGCAGCGTTGGCTTCGGCATCCTTCACCATCTTGTTGATTTCGTCCTCAGACAAGCCGCTGGAAGAAGTAATCTTGATGGACTGTTCCTTGCCGGTTTCCTTGTCCTTGGCAGACACGTGCACAATGCCGTTCGCGTCGATATCGAAAGTCACTTCGATCTGCGGCACGCCACGCGGCTTCTTCGGAAGGTCTGTCAAGTCGAACTTGCCGAGCGTACGGTTGTCGCGGGCAAATTCGCGTTCGCCCTGGAGCACGTGAATCGTCACGGCCGGCTGGTTGTCTTCGGCGGTAGAGAACACCTGGCTCTTCTTGGTCGGAATCGTGGTGTTACGGTCGATGAGCTTGGTCATCACGCCACCGAGAGTTTCGATACCCAAGGAAAGCGGAGTCACGTCGAGGAGCAACACATCCTTCACGGAGGAGTCGCCGCTAAGCACGGCACCCTGGACGGCAGCACCGATAGCCACCACTTCGTCCGGGTTCACAGTCTTGTTCGGTTCCTTGCCGAAGAACTTGCGCACAGCTTCCTGCACGGCCGGGATAC from uncultured Fibrobacter sp. harbors:
- the tgt gene encoding tRNA guanosine(34) transglycosylase Tgt; amino-acid sequence: MNNNPFELIKTSDHSKARRGRLHTAHGTIETPIFMPVGTLASVKGLSSRDLREMQAQIILANTYHLYLRPGTELVAKMGGVQKFMGWNGPMLTDSGGFQVWSLKELRHITEEGVEFHSHLDGSRHMFTPESVMKAQREIGADIIMAFDECTPYPSTVEEASQSLDYTLKWTRRAVDWLRENPPVHDYPQYFFGIVQGGMHKELRQKSIDALKEIAPDGYAMGGLSVGEPVETMYEIADFCTNSLPADRARYVMGVGTPWNLLELIKRGVDMFDCILPAKNAQDGLVYTSRGVLRYKNAKFADDSRPLDPECDCHCCRNYTRAYVRHLFKTKEPLGWTLSTLHNLHFYLHLMQQARDHIEKGDFDEWSTEIIPQLQQEAE
- a CDS encoding ATP-binding protein, which codes for MYIIHKNRGAMLHRFIQNRLETLFKFFPCVLLTGARQVGKTTLVKELVPAGSMVTFDPVEDIRGAKADPDLFLKQMNSPGFLDEVQYVPQVLASLKRFVDEHANEKSLFYLSGSQNLNVLRGAAESMAGRVAVLDLYPLCFKEMFQKEEHGILEALLTDGADDFSGFGDGSVPPLSRLMWRGGMPGLLEMPNQLIPDFFTGYMRTYIERDVRNISEISNLTLFSRFVRLLSALSAQEVNSNELGRDLGIDRTTAVRWENICEASYQWIKIPPFNRNPVKRISGKSKGYFVDTGFLCNLQGIFSPEILASHPLYGHIFETFVVMEVVKRINAWHARPNIYHYRAYSGAEVDLLLECNGMVFPLEIKITTHPTKKDTKGITSFKETFPSENIGTAIVACNTPTPYKLADDIWAVPWWEL
- the dnaJ gene encoding molecular chaperone DnaJ, producing MAEKRDYYEVLGVGKDASADEIKHAYKKLAIKYHPDKNPGDKEAEEKFKEAAEAYDVLSNPEKRKNYDQFGFNAPGGGFGGGGFGGGGFSFEDIFSQFGDIFGGGFGFGGGGRRSSRKAGPPRGNDLQIKVALSYKEIFEGCTKKVRLKRYTPCTECNGKGGQDIKTCDTCHGTGRVRRVSGGFFQMVSESACPTCNGMGEVIANPCSRCHGEGRVQETEEISIKIPAGVAEGQYLNLRGEGNCGPRGGACGDLLAVIAEKPDDFFTREGDDLHCEVKVPIHKLVLGGTQRIPTLDGGEVQIKIAAGTQAGSILRLREQGLYPLNKRGDRGSLYVNIGVEIPKDLSREEKELYQKLAELRHDKETAQEESFLEKMKNLFK